A segment of the Clostridia bacterium genome:
AACTGGTACCAGTTGACTGCAAGGCTTTTCACCAAGACCCATCCCACCGTTCGCCAGCGCATGGCTATCAATTTTCTGGTCAACTCTATCTTTCTCGGCATTCCCCGACAGCGAGAGGCGGAGGCAGAGCTTGGAGTCAGCGTGCCCTGGGCTATCCTTATGGATCCCACCGAAAGGTGCAACCTCCGCTGCATTGGCTGCTGGGCCGGGGATTACCAGCGCCAGCGAGAGCTGGATTTTGCCACCATGGACCGAGTCCTTACCGAAGCTGAGGAGCTGGGCATCTTTTTCATTGTCATTTCCGGGGGTGAGCCGCTAATTCGTAAGGATGACCTCTTGGCTTTGGCACGAAAACATGAAGGCCAAGTGTTCATGGTTTACACCAACGGGACTTTGGTAGATGAGAAGTTGGCCCAAGATCTGGCCAATGTTGGCAACGTTACCCTCACCTTAAGCCTGGAGGGGTTTAAGGATACCACTGATGCCAGGCGCGGTCAGGGTGTGTTTGACAAGGTCATGCATGCTATGGACCTTTTGCGGGAGAGCGGCAACGTCTTTGGCTTCTCAGTAACCTATACTCGGCATAACACCGAAGAACTAGGTAGTGACGAGTTTATCGACATGATCATTGACAAGGGCGCCGCTTATGGGTGGTACTTTACCTATATACCCATCGGCAAAGATGTTGACTTGGAGCTTATGGCTACTCCTGAGCAGCGGGCCTGGATGTATGAGCAGATCCTGCGGTGGCGCAAGACCAAGCCAGTGTTTGTAGCTGATTTCTGGAATGATGGCGAAACCACTAATGGTTGCATTGCTGGCGGCCGGCGCTATTTCCACATCAATGCGGCTGGGGAAGTAGAGCCCTGCGCCTTTGTCCATTACGCTACTTGCAATATCCACGATGTTACTCTGAGGCAGGCGCTGCAGAACCCGCTGTTTAAAGCATACCAAAGAAGGCAACCTTTTGATATTAACCCGCGGCGGCCCTGCCCGATTATCGATCACCCTGAGGCTTTGCGGGAGATGGTTTTGGAAAGCAAGGCCTATTCCACCCAGCTGACTGCCGATGAGCCGGTGGAGGAGTTTACAGCCAAACTAGAGCGCTACGCCCAAGTTTGGGGAGGTATAGCCGACCAGATCTGGAAGGAGAAACAAGCAGGAGTTCCTGGGGCCGGGGTGGCTGCTGGCCCTAACTCTAAAGAAACAGTTGTGCAAACCCATGGGGTGGTATAAAGTATAAGAAGGCCCAGCCAGTTAGGCCAGTGGCGCTAATCCAGCCTGAAATTAAGTTGGCCGACCTGGCGAAGAAAGGTGGGGAGCGGTGGGCGGGTACGGACAAGTGATTAAGCCTACAATCCGGCGGGCTAACCGCCTGTTTTTTTGGGTCCTAGTCTTGGGCTTGCTGGTAGCTGTACCTATGCAGCTGCACAATCTCTATCTGGGAATAACCATCAATGAGCTAGCAGTAATCTTAGGATTAACGATTGTCTTTCTCCTCCGTGACCGCCTGCCGGTAAGACCAACCTTAAGGTTAAGGTTGGTTAGCGGCCAAACCTTGCTTCTGGGTTTTGTGGCCGGGCTATTGGGGTGGTGGATAGCAACCTTTCTGGCCAATGCTGTAGCGCTCTATTATACGCGGATTGGGGTTTTGCCGCCCCAGCCCTTTCCCTCCATAACTAACGGTCGGCAGCTGGCAGAAGCGCTGGTGGTGCTGGGCCTTTTGCCTGGGTTCTGCGAGGAGACCATGTTTCGGGGTTATATCCTCCGGGCTTATCAGCGGCTGGGAGCGGGCCGAGCCATATTGGCTAGTGCCTTCTTGTTTGCCCTTATGCACCTAAGCTTACAGAATCTGTTGGCCAATTTGTTCTTGGGTCTGCTCCTGGGTTGCCTGGTTTACTTTTCCGACTCCCTGATCCCGGGGATAGTATCCCATGTCACCAACAATGCTCTAGCTCTAACCGTCAGCTACCTGGGTCAGATATACCAACCAGCTCTAGTAGCTTCGGCTCAGGTAGAGCCGGGGGCGGTATTAATCCTGGGGGTCGGGGCGGCGTTGGCGATCATCCCTCTGTACCTAGTGGTGCTAAGGCTGCGTACCCAACTGAGGCGCCCCGGTGCCGAGATTGGTTTCCCACCGCCAGCTCAGGAGGATTGCCAAGAGCGTGGGGGCGGGCTTTGGGAGTCCCTGAGCGAGTGGCCCATAGCGGTGGCGCTGGTGGTTTTTTTGGTGATGGCCGGAGTGGAATTGGCCACGGTCTTGGGTCTATTAGGTTAACATAGCTGCCTGAGTTCCCAGCAACCCAAGGGCGTTAGGCGAAGACGTGCGAGTTGGGAGCAGAAGTATGCGGAAGCTAGACATTAAGCTGGTTGCCTTGGATTTAGACGGAACCCTATTGAATAGCGAGTACCAGCTGAGCCCGAAAACTAAACAGGTAGTGCAATCGGTAAAGGAAGCCGGCATAATGGTCACTCTAGCGACAGGCAGGATGTACCCCTCGGCAGTTCCCTATGCTAGGGAGCTAGCCATCGACCTGCCCCTAATAACTTACCAGGGTGCGGTAGTCCGCCGCTTAGACTCACCGGAGGTGCTTTACCAGCGCTTGTTGCCTTTGGGGTTGGCTCGGCAGGTGATTGAGGCGGCCCAAGGGGCAGGATATGCGGTGAACGCCTATATCGACGATAACCTCTATGTCTCCACTATGAGCCCGGCGGCCCAATGGTATGCCAAGACTTTTGGAGTTGAGGTACATGCGGTGGGGGACTTGGCTCGCTACCTGCCCAAGGACGTTCAAAAGATATTGGTGATGGGCTCTGAGGAGGACCTAGATCACTTTTGGGAGGCTTCCCAGGAGAAATGGGGAGAGCACATCTACATTACTAAGTCTCACCCTAATTTCCTGGAATTCATGAATCCGGAAGCGACTAAGGGCCGCGCCCTTCGGGCTTTAGCTTCCATGTTGGGAACTGACTTGTCATCGGCTTTGGCTTTAGGGGATAGCTATAATGACATTGAAATGTTTGGTTTGGTGGGCATAGCCGTGGCCATGGGTAATGCCAAGCCCAAGGTGAAAGAAGCGGCTGACTTTATTGCTCCACCCAACGATGATGATGGAGCTGCTCTGGCCCTAGAGGAACTCTTACTTGGGGGTCGGCCGGTGTTGCGCCGGGTCCAGGCCCAAGAGGTGGCGGATTAATCGAGGTGGTACCAGGTGCCGACTGAATCGACCAAGCTGGTGATCGTAACTGGCCTTTCCGGGGCGGGTAAGACGCAGGCAGTGCGGTGCTTAGAGGACCTGGGTTTCTTCTGTGTGGACAATCTGCCGCCAGACTTGATACCGGGCTTTGCTGAGTTGCTAAGGCAGCCGGGAGTAGAGGTGAAGCGGGTTGCCTTGGTCATGGATATCCGCGGGGGGACGTTCTTCAACGCTCTCTTCAAGGCTCTGAGCTTTCTCGAGCAGTCTGATCTTCATTATGAAATCCTTTTTCTTGAGGCTGGCGATGAGGCCCTGGTGCGACGGTACAAGGAGACCAGGCGACGGCACCCGCTGTCTCCAGATTTGCTGGAGGGTATCCGGGCGGAGCGAAAAAGAATGGAGGAGCTGCGCGGGCGCGCCAGCAAGATCATCGATACCTCCGAACTTACCCCCCAGCAGCTGCGTGAGCAGATAAGAGAGCTCTACGGTGAGGAAAACCAAAGCCCGCTGGTGATCACCGTGGTTTCTTTTGGCTACAAGTATGGCATACCCCTGGACGCCGATCTAGTCATGGACGTCCGTTTCTTACCCAACCCTCATTATTTGCCAGAGCTCCGGGATGCCACCGGGCAGGACCAAGTAGTTAAGGATTATGTGCTTGGCACTCCAGCTACCCAGGAATTCTTGGGTCGTTTTACTGATCTTTTGCGCTTCTTGGTTCCATACTATGTGTCGGAGGGCAAGAGCCATTTGGTAATTGCCATTGGCTGCACCGGGGGACAGCATCGTTCGGTAGTATTGGCCGAGTCCATTGGCAGTTTCCTGGAACAGAATACCCACTATCGAGTTTCGGTCAAACATCGGGATGTATGGCGTTCCATGTCGGCTAACCGACCTAAGGACGGCTAAAGGTACTATGGGAGGTGACCGGGGTGGGGGAAATTGCCTTCTCCATGGCCACTCGTAACGAGTTGGCCCAGGTAGAGGTCAAGAACCGGTGTTGCCAAAAGGCAGAAATGGCTGGATTATTAGCTAGCGCCGGTAAGCTGGCCCGAGGCCCGGGGGAAAATGAAGCTCGCATTTCCACCGCTAGTGCCGCGGTGGTGCGCAAAGCCCTCAAGCTTAGCAAAGAGATCTGGGGGGCGGCAGTAAAGGCGGAGCTCCGTCACCGCAAGTACCTGCGGGGTCACCCCATATATACTTTGGCCTTGACTTGGCCTAATCTCAGCAAGGACGGAGAAGTGCTTGGAATACGCCCTTTTGCCCCCACGCGCCAGTGCTGCCGGCGTGCCTTTATCCGGGGTGCTTTCTTGGGCGGAGGTTCAGTGAACCGACCTAGTGGCGGGTACCATCTTGAGATTGCTGTGCGTCGCCATGACTGGCTATTCATCCTGGCTTCGGCCATGTCCCATTTTAAGCTGATGCCCCAAGTGCGGAAGCGGAGGCATAAGTGGGTGGTCTATCTCAAAGAAGCTGACGAGGTGGCCCAGGCCCTCAACGTCATGCAAGCTCACCAAGCCTTGCTGGAGTTGGAAAACCACCGGGCCATGCGTACCTTGCGGGGCCAGGTCAACCGGGTGGTCAACTGCGAGACCGGCAACCTGGGGAAAACGGCTGAGGCGGCAGCGGTGCAGCTAGAAAACATCCACTTTCTCGATCAAGTGTTGGGCCTAGAGCACCTGCCTCCACCTTTAGAAGCTTTGGCACGATTGAGGTTGGAATACCCCGATGCTAACCTCAAGGAGTTGGGCAAAATGTTGGATCCACCCTTA
Coding sequences within it:
- a CDS encoding radical SAM protein; translation: MVLRDPMKNINTLIGWADKVAKREDHKETIAAIRPYLQDPNNNWYQLTARLFTKTHPTVRQRMAINFLVNSIFLGIPRQREAEAELGVSVPWAILMDPTERCNLRCIGCWAGDYQRQRELDFATMDRVLTEAEELGIFFIVISGGEPLIRKDDLLALARKHEGQVFMVYTNGTLVDEKLAQDLANVGNVTLTLSLEGFKDTTDARRGQGVFDKVMHAMDLLRESGNVFGFSVTYTRHNTEELGSDEFIDMIIDKGAAYGWYFTYIPIGKDVDLELMATPEQRAWMYEQILRWRKTKPVFVADFWNDGETTNGCIAGGRRYFHINAAGEVEPCAFVHYATCNIHDVTLRQALQNPLFKAYQRRQPFDINPRRPCPIIDHPEALREMVLESKAYSTQLTADEPVEEFTAKLERYAQVWGGIADQIWKEKQAGVPGAGVAAGPNSKETVVQTHGVV
- a CDS encoding HAD family phosphatase, which encodes MRKLDIKLVALDLDGTLLNSEYQLSPKTKQVVQSVKEAGIMVTLATGRMYPSAVPYARELAIDLPLITYQGAVVRRLDSPEVLYQRLLPLGLARQVIEAAQGAGYAVNAYIDDNLYVSTMSPAAQWYAKTFGVEVHAVGDLARYLPKDVQKILVMGSEEDLDHFWEASQEKWGEHIYITKSHPNFLEFMNPEATKGRALRALASMLGTDLSSALALGDSYNDIEMFGLVGIAVAMGNAKPKVKEAADFIAPPNDDDGAALALEELLLGGRPVLRRVQAQEVAD
- the whiA gene encoding DNA-binding protein WhiA; the encoded protein is MGEIAFSMATRNELAQVEVKNRCCQKAEMAGLLASAGKLARGPGENEARISTASAAVVRKALKLSKEIWGAAVKAELRHRKYLRGHPIYTLALTWPNLSKDGEVLGIRPFAPTRQCCRRAFIRGAFLGGGSVNRPSGGYHLEIAVRRHDWLFILASAMSHFKLMPQVRKRRHKWVVYLKEADEVAQALNVMQAHQALLELENHRAMRTLRGQVNRVVNCETGNLGKTAEAAAVQLENIHFLDQVLGLEHLPPPLEALARLRLEYPDANLKELGKMLDPPLGKSGVNHRMRKINRWAEEAKRGNIPAWRGPVAPGKGRCRVD
- a CDS encoding CPBP family intramembrane metalloprotease translates to MGGYGQVIKPTIRRANRLFFWVLVLGLLVAVPMQLHNLYLGITINELAVILGLTIVFLLRDRLPVRPTLRLRLVSGQTLLLGFVAGLLGWWIATFLANAVALYYTRIGVLPPQPFPSITNGRQLAEALVVLGLLPGFCEETMFRGYILRAYQRLGAGRAILASAFLFALMHLSLQNLLANLFLGLLLGCLVYFSDSLIPGIVSHVTNNALALTVSYLGQIYQPALVASAQVEPGAVLILGVGAALAIIPLYLVVLRLRTQLRRPGAEIGFPPPAQEDCQERGGGLWESLSEWPIAVALVVFLVMAGVELATVLGLLG
- the rapZ gene encoding RNase adapter RapZ — its product is MPTESTKLVIVTGLSGAGKTQAVRCLEDLGFFCVDNLPPDLIPGFAELLRQPGVEVKRVALVMDIRGGTFFNALFKALSFLEQSDLHYEILFLEAGDEALVRRYKETRRRHPLSPDLLEGIRAERKRMEELRGRASKIIDTSELTPQQLREQIRELYGEENQSPLVITVVSFGYKYGIPLDADLVMDVRFLPNPHYLPELRDATGQDQVVKDYVLGTPATQEFLGRFTDLLRFLVPYYVSEGKSHLVIAIGCTGGQHRSVVLAESIGSFLEQNTHYRVSVKHRDVWRSMSANRPKDG